The DNA segment CCGACACCCCAAAAGTTAGCCTGCTAGCCGTGCCAGCATCTATGATTTCTAGTGACTTTTTTACCACTGATCCTTCAACACAACCGCCACTCACAGATCCGGCCATTTTACCATCCTCATTGACCAGCATCACAGAGCCTACCGGACGGGGAGAAGAGCCCCAGGTTTTGATCACTCTGGCAATAGCAACTCGGTTATTGTTACTTTGCCATTTTTTGATTTCTTCAAAATAATTCTGCATCTTTTAAACAATATCAGATTTTATCTGTTATACGGACCATAAATTGAAAAATTTTCAATGCCTAGTACCTGTAAGAAATGTAATACTAACAGAAAAGTTTACACTTTTCGAAACTCTTCTTTCTTCAGTGCTATTTTAATCATTCTCATCCCGAAATGCCCATTTTGTATCATGGCTTATTCTTCCGCAATTACGATTTGCGGAGGACAAGATATTTACATGAATTCAAATAACTGGGTTTCTTTCATTCCTTTGGTTTTATCGGTAGTAGTCCTGGGAATGATCTTTCTCAATCAACGAGGGATCAAAACATGGATTGCTTTATTAATTGCCTTATTAAGCGCTACACTGATTGTATTAAGTCATCAATTGATCGTTCCCTC comes from the Cytophagales bacterium genome and includes:
- a CDS encoding XdhC family protein, whose amino-acid sequence is MQNYFEEIKKWQSNNNRVAIARVIKTWGSSPRPVGSVMLVNEDGKMAGSVSGGCVEGSVVKKSLEIIDAGTASRLTFGVS